The Triticum aestivum cultivar Chinese Spring chromosome 4B, IWGSC CS RefSeq v2.1, whole genome shotgun sequence sequence cattccttTTTTAGAAATATCTACCCATTCACACTTAAATAAATCCACCGAAAAATGTCCAGAGTAGTTCAACTGAATAATATCAATTATCTTGCCATAGTAAGTCACATCACCTAAAACAGGGGTCGCATCACCTGGTGTAGCATATGTAGATGTTTTGGCATGTACCACCACTCCACTATTTTGACTCACCCTGTCTAACCGTTTAGGCCTAAACCGATATCCTCTGGAGTTGTAAGCGCGGTACCTTTTTGCTGCATCTACTGGGCCACGTGCTAGCCATCTAATATCATTATTAATACTACCAATACCATTTTCCTTCTCCAATTTAATTATCTGTAGATTAAGAAGTTGTTTAGTAAATGGCTTCAATTGTACATACAAAGAATATAAAATACGGACTTACATGAGCTTTGAACCAGTCGTTGAACTTATCATGTTGGATGGACTCGGCCATGTTTGAGACACCACGCTCGCTAGTGATCTCATCAGCGTGAGCTCTGCAAAGTAATTTTATAATTAGTTTTGAAGTCAGAGAAAGAGTTGCGAAAACATGTAAAAAAACTGATATTATTTAGAGGATTGACGTATTACCGAAGGAATGGGTTGACATCTGAGCAGTTGAACAACACATATCTATGTGCTTGGAATTTAGTCATCCCTCAAAGAACATAATTGCCAGGCTTTCCAAGTGGTTTTCCTACCGAAGGAAACAGAGTTGATCCTTGTTCAACATCAACCgcctcatcgtcatcgtcattcCTTGAAGGCCGATTATGCTTGGTGGCGAAACCATCAATATATCTTGAGCAAAACGCCATGCACTCGTCTGCAAGATGTGCTTCAGCGATAGATCCTTCTGGATGTGCTCTGTTACGCACATATGACTTCAGGACACAGAGATACCTGcataaataaaaaatgaaaaaagaagacaaaaaatgttaatgaatgtAGTACTGTAATAATTAGAAAAAATATATATATCTCATTTTTGACAAAGTACCTTTCCAAAAACCACATTGAACGGTAGGCCACAGGGCCACCTATTTTTGCCTCTGTTGCTAGATGAAGAACCAAATGCACCATAACAGTAAAAAATCCGGGCGGAAATATCATCTCCATACGGCATAATGTTATATTTATTCTTTGCTCTAATTTCTCAAGATCTCTCACATGAAGAACCTTTGCACTAACTTCTCTAAAATATGCACATTGATCAAAGAAGACAGATGTGACATTATCTGGAAGTAAGCCTCTCAATGCAACAGGCAATAGTTGTTGCATCAGAATATGACAATCATGGCTTTTAAGGCCTGAAATTCTCCCTTCAGAAACATTTACACATCTTGAGATGTTCCCCGAATACCCATCTGGTACTCTTATATCATGAAGTACTTTGCAAAACTGCTGCTTCTGTTTCTTCGACAACGTATACGAAGCAGGAGgaagaaaatacttgtcattgtttTTTTTTGAGGATGTAGCTCTGGCCTGATTTTCATGTCATGTAGGTCAAGTCGTGCCTTTAAATTATCCTTTGACTTGCCCTCTATTCCTAGAAGTGTCCCATCTATATTTTCACATACATTCTTTTCAATGTGCATAATATCTAGATTGTGGCGGAGCAAATTGTAGTCCGAATAAGTCAAATGAGAGAAAAACCCGTTAACAAACTTCCAAGTTTTGGAATCATCGAAGTTCTTAATTGATTTTATCTTATCTAAAACTCCAACTTTAGAATAAAGAGTTGGTTCTGTTTTGTGTTCCTCCAATCCATCAAACAAGTCAGATTCATAGCGGAACTCATGGTCTGGGTGCAGAAATCGGCGATGTCCCATGAAACAGAACTTCCTCCCATGTTTCAAGCGTAAAGACCAAGTTTCATCACTACACGGGAAACAACCGGACTCAGAACTGGTGCTATGTCCTGAAGCCATTGCAAGCCCAGGGTAGTCACTCACAGTACACAACACAACCGCATAAAGTTGGAACTTCTCATCTCGAGATGCATCATATGTTAACATTCCAACTTCAAACAACTCAGCTAGTTCCTCATAAACTGGTTCCATGAATACATGGAAGTTCTTTCCAGGGTAACCTGGAATAATCAAAGTAAGCAGAAGAGAGGAGGCTTTCATGCATAACCATGGAGGAAGATTATAGGGCACTAAGACCACGGGCCAACAGCTATGTTTGGAACTCATCTTCCCAAATGGATTGAACCCATCAGCTCCTACTCCAAACCTCATGTTTCGGGGGTCTGACGCGATGTGTTTATACTTAGAATCAATGGCCTTCCAAGCCTCTGAATCAGCTATATGACGTGATGCTCCATCCTTTGTGCGCTCTTCGTCATGCCATCTTAAAACTGTAGCTGTATCTTTGTGCATGAAAAGCCTCTTAAGCCTTGGCATAATTGGAAAGTACCGTAACACCTTCCTTGGGATTGCCTTCCTTCTTTCCTTCTTAGTCAAATTAGTTTTATCTGGTATGTTCTTCCACCTTGAAGTTCCACACGCTGAACAAAAATCATCACTTGCTTTCTCTTTCCTATAAAGCTGGCAGTTATTTTCACAAGAATGAATTCTCACATAACTAAGCCCAACCTTTCCAACGATCTTCTTCGCCTCAGAAAATGTACTAGGTAAATTCTTACCATTAGGAATTGCTTTCTACAGAACTGCTAGCAAATCATTTAAAGATTTATCGCTCCACTTGTTAGTGGCTTTTATGTGGAAGAGAATAACAACAAGAGAAAGGATGGATAGTTCAGAGCCTGGCCATAAAGGttgatctgcatctctcaaaaggTCGAAGCTTGTGATTCAGGGTCTGGTCCTGGTTTAGACGTATTTTGGGCTTCAGGTTCTATCGTTGGAGATCCACAGAAAACATCTTCCACTAACTGACGCATATTAGATTTTGTTCCTTCAAACTGTGATCGTGATCTTTTGTTACTTCTCATGTGTGTTGGAGTTTCACCTTGTTTGTTAGCAGAGATGAATGATGTTGTTTCCCCATGGCAACCCCAAACAGTATATCCAGGTGAAAATCCGCTACAAACCAAGTGATCGTACACGTCCTCCCGCTTCTGTAACGATCCATTGACACATATGACGCATGGATAATGGATCTTGGCATCAGAACTTTTCCCGATGTACGCAAAGTCAAGAAAACCAACAACACCAGCCAAGTATTCCTCACTTGGTCTAGGAGAAAGCAATAGCTCCTTTATAAATTCTAAATCCATTTATACACTGTAACAAAAGGAAATGTAGTTACTGCGCTAAGTGACAAGGGACAAAACTAACATGAACATGTCTTCCTATAATTCCTTAAACAGACTTGGTTTGGTCTTTATTTCAACAACAGACATAGATGGGTCGGATGGTCTAATAGTACTAGTTTACTTCTACAAGGATCCTATTTATAACTTAAAAGAGAAGCACATCAGCAAGCCATGAAGCTGCCACTCTGAAACCTGATCTGGCTCGGTCTCAAGACATTGGAGAAGCCAGTTCAATGTCCAGTTTTTTAAGCCATATTACTAATAGACACTCCAATCAATAGATAAACAAATCATAATAAAATACAAAGTAACCAGCAACTACAAATATACTATCAATTAGCAAGCACAAGATCCAGATATACGCAACTAGCAAACAGCAGCTGCAATCAGACAATCAAGACAATGTGAACAGCGGCATCATTTATGATATACACTAACAATTTCTAGTTCCTTTCCCTAATATTTCTAATTCTAGTAGTTCACAAACTTCACAAGTTGACATATGACATAAAGATGCTTCTATTACCAGCGTCCTGGTCAGGAGCAGAGGGAGGCGTCGTCCTGGTCGGTTGGTCGTCCTGCCTGGAGTTCTGAGAGGAGGGAGGCAACCGGAGGACGGCCGGAGTAGCTGGATTTTCGAGACCAGGCGGCGGTGATGGCGTCCCCTGGACGGCGGGGGTTGCTGGACCAGCAAGCAGCAGCGCTGCAGCAGTGCTCGCGCGGTTGTACGGGGAGGCGCCGGCGTGTTGGTCCTGGGCTCCTTgtggcgcgcggcggcgtcgccgcaccgggcaagggcggcggcggcaggggtggTTGCGCCCTGTTGGAAGCGGCGGCGGAGGGGGGTAGTGGATATATTTCCACCAATTCACTTTTTTCTTTTGAGGAAACCTACCGTATTCACATGAAAAAAATCGTTTTGCGGCCACAGAAAACGATGGCTTTTTTTAGGAAGAACGATGGCCTTTTCTGGAGACATGGGTTCAACGGTTTTTATAAAACACTTggcgggagcaactaattaacgagcgctccttcgggagcctcgcgaCGATCGACACAACTTGGCGCGCtcacagccattcgccacgtgtcgtgctctgggcgctccctctggattttatttttttatttttatgcacgcgttttcgaatttttaaaatatttttttttcggttttttttgacgttttggttttctacaggtcttccctagcttttcgaccaattttttttcgaaaaaattaATCTTTTTGcgtaaaaaaatgcattttttttcgcgagaggcacggttttgcttcagccagaggcacggttgtgctttcgcgagaggctcgggcgtgcctcttttggaaagcaaaaaaaacgtgttttctgtttttttttcttctttcgcgagaggcacggttttgcttccgccagaggcacgcttgtgcttttgcgagaggcacgggcgtgcctctttcgaaaaggggaaaaaagtgttttctgtttttttttccgcgagaggcacggttgtgctttcgcgagaggcacgggcgtgcctctttcggaaagaaaaaaaacacattttctattttttttctttcgcgagaggcacggttttgcttccgccagaggcacggttgtgctttcgcgagaggcacgggcgtgcctctttcgaaaagggaaaaacgcgttttctgttttttttctttcgcgagaggctcggttttgcttccgccagaggcacggttgtgctttcgcgagaggcacgggcgtgcctcttttggaaagggaaaaaatgcgttttctgtttttttcttttgcgagaggcacggttttgcttccgccagaggcacggttgtgctttcgcgagaggcacgggcgtgcctcttttggaaaagaaaaaaaacgagttttctgtttttttctttcacgagaggcacggttttgcttccgccagaggcacggttgtgcttttgtcagaggcacgggcgtgcctctttcggaaagggaaaaaaatccgtgtttccggttcggttttttcgtcggtttttttgtctggttttttcttgaaaaaaaagtttgtcaaaacctatcaacatgggatctagttttgaagatctcgacgcgaggaatccaatggcgaaagcggttcgagatttggacgcacggtttaagagataaaacattttgaataaacggatctacgaaaaaagggaaaactcccaggttgcgacaagtggcgcacatgcaacacgccacttgtcgcaacctggggaagttgaagtgatctccgcaaggagtattcctcaattagtgattttgaCACTTGGCATCGTTTAATTCTCAAAAATAAAAAACTTGGCTCAACCGTTTTTTATTGCCTCGACAGTCAATGGAGCTAAGCCAACTGACTAGGTCATCGATTCTGGTTTTTACTAGTCCAACAGCAGGTCCGCGTCCTTCAAAAACCTATTGTCTAATGTAGAAGCATCTCTACCAGATTCCGTAAATAAGGTCGTCCGCTATAATAATCGGGCCATCCACTATAAATCGTTGTTTTGCAGGGTCTTTCCTGTATCCCGACCCGAATAGATCCTCCGCGGCCCCCGACCTCGATGCTCCTTCACCGACGCGCCTTCTCCGGCCACCGCATTACACCATGGAGTGCCCCCCATCCATCCCAAGATTGTGTCGGCTGTTTGTTCTATTCTTGAGACCGCACCCCTCATGCCAATGTCGTGCCTCACCGTGGTCGGGAAACTACACACCGTCATGCCAGGGCAGCCGCACCGTGGGCCACCGTGTGTGTCGCTAAAGTCGTTCAGTAAGAAGGAGTGGACGGCGCACCTGGCGGCGCGTCCACTGGCTGCTTGACCTCACACATTGGTCCTAGTCAAGGTGGCCGGCGCAGCTGCCCACGAGCATCAACTAGTTGTGGCGGCCGGTGCTGCAGGCCAGGGAGCCGCAAGTCCATCGCTTAACGTCCTTGGAACGAGAGTAGATTGATTTGACAGCCTCTCGGATATGTCCTTTCAACATCATTTGCGGTCGGTTGTCAGTCATAGCTTTCCCCCACACGGCATAGATTCCATGGGCAGTCGTGTGGGATGACACGATCTTGGTCGAGGCGACCAATCAAAAGCAAGATCGGTCGGTCTAAATACAATAGTTTTATTTAAAGAACCATCAAGGTCGCAGGTTTCCTTCTCTAGTACAACTGCAAGTACGCTCGGTTTTTTAAACCGTGCGTGCAGCTGGTATCCCTCCCCTTATTCTGTATCGCCATGAAGGTGGAAGGAATGAGGAGGCTAGATTTATCTGTCAGCCTCTCGGATATGTCGTTACAACACCGCCCGCGGTCGGTCATAGCTGACGCATATCGTCGTCGCCAATTTCGTAGCACCACCCCATGCGCTCTCAACACCGGTCAAAAGTCGTCAGCCTCGCGGGTTACAACATGCTCTCGGGCTGATTGCAACTTATAGCATTGTCGGTCTTAGCTTTCTCCCACACCGGGCATAGCTTCCATGGGCAGTCGTGCGGGGATGACGTGATCTTGGTTGAGGCGACCGATCAGGAGTCATATCGGTCGATCGAGTTACAAaatgtttttctttaaccagccatCGAGGTTGCAAGTTTCCTTTTTCTGATATGACTGCAAGTATGGTCGTTTTTTTGAACTGTGGTGTAGCTGGGATACCCTCCCCTTATGCTCTATCACCATGGATATGTCGTTACAACACCGTCGACGGGTGGTGGCAGCTGACGCATTTCATCGTCGCCACTTTGTAGCACCACCACTTGTGCTCTCAGCACCGATCAAAAGTCGTTAGCCTCGTTGGTCACAACATGTTCCTGGACGGGTTGCAACTTCTACCATTGATGTTAGTCATAGTTTTGTCCCACACCGGTCATAGCCTCCATTGGAAGGCGTGTGGGAATGATACGATCTTGGTCGAGACGACCGATCAGGAGCGGGATCTGCCAGCCGATCGCCGCTGTTAGAGCAAGAAACCATGTTATAGGTTATTTAGCACATGTTACGTAAATCAATTTTATAAAGCCATTACTATTTATCTATATCTAATTTCCCTTTCAATCAATAAAGTAATAAATACAATATACTCTATTTTTCCATGCCAAAAACACTTTTTGGAAAATTTATATTTCAAACAAATTAATATATGTAACAATGTCCCGGTTCTTCCAAAACAATTTCCCTCCTGTTCTCCTTGATAAAAAAAGAATATATCCAAATTTCCCTCCAGTTCTCAACCATGGCGCTTACTTTTCCCTCCAATTACTTTCGCGCTTACTTTTCCCTCCAACTAACTAAAAAACGCTAGATAAATTGGGTCTCAAACCCATCCACATCCAGCCCAGCCGCCCACCGTTCGGCGGCTACCTCGCCGCACTCCAACGCAGCGGCCGCCACCTCCCCCCCCCATCTCAACCCCCGTAGGATGTACCGCTTCCTCGACCAGCATCGGCGCCGCTTCCTCGATCTGTCCCGGCGCCGTTTGGATCGTTGCGGCGACGGCTTCGTCGGTCTTCAGCTCCGCCACCTACATCCTGAAGGAGTACGATCTCGTGGCTGGTATGGATCTGAACGCCCACCCTTCCCTGATCTGACTGCTACGAATTCTCTGAAGTATGCTAGGTGAAACACCACTGTAGTGATGCAGGGGCGGGGACAGGGAGAGGCCAGCAGGGGTTCCCCTGCCAATCGCTCGCTCCCTCAACAATTCGTAGCACTGTGTGTACTGTAGATGCCTAATGGCCGTGGCTAATTGCATAATTAACCCATACGTAGACAAATAATTAAGCAATCACATATGTTGAAAAGCCCATTAAACCCAACTATGCTCTTCGATTCGATGCAGCTGATCTACTGTAACAGTTTTGCCTGCGTAAATTGAACCATTAGGATAAAAAATGACTGAAATTACGAACAGAGAAAACGCTTAAGATTTGCACCATCGCCCGATGATCCAATGTACTTTCAATTTCCATTCTGTTTAGGGAAGCAGTGAACATCATCAGGTCCTGTACACTTTTCAACTTAAACCTGTCCTGAATCCATATGTCGACAGCGTTATATCTTAGTGTGGGTGTGGCTGGACCCATGGTCTTGTACCTCATCTCTCTGTTTTAAGTTATGATAAGCTGATAGTGCATTGACGTGCTACTGTGTACTTCTCTGCCCTCTCCATTCACATGTCTATTGGCAAATTAAATTGTCCCTGTTATGTCATTAGTTAATTTGGCTTTACTTGTAATGATTTAATTGACATTTTTATATATAACTTAGGATGGCGACGGACATGTTGACCATATACctgcactatgaagatacaaatcAGGAAGCCAAAATTTTACAAAGATCCATGATGAGAGGTGATGTCTTGTATTACGACTTAATCTTGATGATCGAAGAAGTTGGCTTTCAGGCAATTGACTTTCTGTACTATGCGAAAAAACCCCGTCTAGGCAGCTCCTACTTAGTTCACATTTATGATGAAGGTGTTGTGATGAAAATGTTGTCTGACACTGAGATTGTGAAAGCTGTCCATCTGTATGTGTCTAAGGAGAAGGCTGACGATCATATTGCTCCGCCTAGCAAGAAAATTGATGTTGCTCCATCTAACCATCCAAATGAGAGTGTTCTCTTACAGGACGGTGGTGTCTCTGCTGAAGGGGCAGGGCAACTTACTATGCAAGGGCTGCAAAGTATCCCTCTTGAACCATGCTTATTACATATCTGTATCTACTGTTGTAattattggaataaaagatgtgTGGTTGTTCTGCTGGACCACCACGTAGGTCAAAAAGGTTGAATGTGATTCAGGTTACGGACcaacgtgatgatgaagatggagacTGCAACAATGGTGAGCAATTCCCACAAGGTCATGAATCACAAGCATTGGTCGATGAAGAGGGTCAAGTGCACAATCAAGGTAACAAACCTATTACATTTTGTGCTTCTATTAATTAACTTGTATATGCTTAGTATCGAAAGAATAATCGGCGGGCGTCATTTCATTAGTACTTTTCTTAATTAATCTTATAGTAGACAAGGAAGTACGCAAGCGCAAGAGAACAAGCTTGCCAATTGTCTGGAACATGCCAAAGGGGCAGAGAATAGTTGTGAAATGCAATGAAGATAGCCAGCCTATAGGAGATGAAGGTGCAATCTTGGGGAAGTTTCTGGGCACGGTTGCTAGAAATGGAGGATTTTACCCACTAAACATAAATGATTGGCGTCATGTCAAAAAGAATAGTGGTGAGGAAACAATATTGCAGTGCGTACAGGTACTTCACAATTaacaagaaaacaaaatatgtTATTTGCTGCCCTTCTATTTATATCTAATTTGTCTACATGAGATGTAGTGTGGTCTGCATGTCTATTTACATCCATTCATTATTTTGTATTTTCAGACAAAGTTCGTGTATCCTCGATCATGTGAAAAATGGATACTCAAATCAATTGGAAGAGACTGGAGGAAATTTAAGTCTAGTTTGAAAGATGCTTTCTTCAAACCCGCCATTGAAAAAAATCCAAACATCAAGCGAAAGGCTTTGTATAAGCTCTGTCCAGAAGATGTGGACAACGATCAATGGCGTGGGCTTGTTAAATATTGGAAGTCCAAAAAAGGAAGGGTAATGAATGAGATACTGTACTTTCCTGTTTTGACATTTAAATGTGAGTTCTCGGGCTTATATTAAAAGTTGCATTTACAATATGGTTACATCATAACAGGCCCTTGCTGAGAAGAACATAATTAGTCGTTCCCTCGTGAAGGATTCACATAATGCTGGCACAAAGAGTTATGCTTGTTGGGGTGAAGACATGGTGAGTAATCTTGATTCCTGAAGTGTTGTCCCGTGTCTCTTTTGTCATATGGGTGCTGTTTCTGCTTTGTAGAGGCAAGCTGATCCTGAAAAGAAACGACCACACAGATCAAAGGTTTATTtagcaactcacaagaagaaggACGATGCTGATGCGAAAAATAAAGATAGAAATAAGCGCCTGGTAGGCAATTAATATAGAAATTGTCTAATTGTTCTCGGGATCAAGTTATGGTTCAATCTAACTAGTGTATGCATGATTCTTTTCTTATAGGATCGATTGGAGAATCTAATAACCGAACTACCAGAGTTGGCACAAAATTTGAATGGAAGAGTCGCATGGGAAGGTGATGCCCTACAGGAAGTGTTAGGGAAAGAAAAGATTGGACAAGTGCATGGCATGGGTTTGCTTCCAACTCCTAAGCAAGTCTATGGTCGGACGCCACGGTATCTAAAACATCAATATGGCTACAACAGATGGATCATCATATGAAGTTGAACATGACGTTTGGGAGGTAATAGCAAAGATGAAGGAGCATATAAAAAAGCAAGACCAGATTATTAAAGATATGAATaacaaagaaggctatgtcaataATGGCATAGAAGAGGTAAAGGTCTTCTTTATCCCACCCTTTGCATGCATTTCTATCAATAGTATACTCAGATTTGTTAGTTCTGTAGGAAAACCTCTAATCAAATGATAATGGTATTTCTCGGTCACCACTACTGCTTGGTAAAACAAAGGTAATGTTAATAAATGCCTACATCATTGCTTGTCACTCGAAACCTTCATATTAATATTTCAGTTTGCAGAGAATCCAGTGCAATGGACCCATTGAGGCACTCTCGTCTATGCAACATGACATTCCTGAGGATAATAATTTATCGCGTTCGCACGAAAAGGTTATGCATGTAGTTACTCTTACTCAAGTCACAAAGATAGAATATAAAATAATTACTTGCTTACCATTGTTGTGTCATGGAACTAGGTTGGCGACCATGATGTCAACCAATTACAAATTCAACAAAATTCATCATCACCACAAGACCTTGTTATTGATTCTGTGCTAGAGGTAATTTTCGTGCCTTTTGAGTTTTGAAGTTGTAGCTTTCTGTAGCTTCAAGGTATGAATATCATTCCATCTAATATTGTTGTATCTTGGTAGCTGAGGGAAACGAGGAATATTACGGGTGAATCTGTTTCAAGACCGAACTAGCAAAGGACTAGAACTGAACACCCACACCGCTCAAAAAGAAGGCGTTCTTCTTCCATCAAGGTAAAGATTCACCAAGTAGCATGGTTTACTGCACCCAAATTACCAACCCAAACCCTCATTATCATGTCTGCt is a genomic window containing:
- the LOC123091865 gene encoding uncharacterized protein, whose amino-acid sequence is MCLRRRLTIILLRLARKLMLLHLTIQMRVFSYRTVVSLLKGQGNLLCKGCKVTDQRDDEDGDCNNGEQFPQGHESQALVDEEGQVHNQVDKEVRKRKRTSLPIVWNMPKGQRIVVKCNEDSQPIGDEGAILGKFLGTVARNGGFYPLNINDWRHVKKNSGEETILQCVQTKFVYPRSCEKWILKSIGRDWRKFKSSLKDAFFKPAIEKNPNIKRKALYKLCPEDVDNDQWRGLVKYWKSKKGRALAEKNIISRSLVKDSHNAGTKSYACWGEDMRQADPEKKRPHRSKVYLATHKKKDDADAKNKDRNKRLDRLENLITELPELAQNLNGRVAWEGDALQEVLGKEKIGQVHGMGLLPTPKQVYGRTPRYLKHQYGYNRWIII